Proteins from a genomic interval of Xiphophorus maculatus strain JP 163 A chromosome 7, X_maculatus-5.0-male, whole genome shotgun sequence:
- the LOC102234236 gene encoding gamma-crystallin M2-like translates to MSNMNMRGKIIFYEDRNFQGRHYECMSDCADMSSYMSRCHSCRVESGCFMVYDRPNYMGNQYFMRRGEYGDYMSMMGWNDCIRSCRMIPMHRGSYRMRIYERENFGGQMHECMDDCDSFMDRYRMSDCMSCHVMDGHWLMYEQPHYRGRMMYMRPGEYRNFREMGYGGTRFMSMRRIMDSWY, encoded by the exons ATGAGCAACATGAACATGAGGGGCAAG ATCATCTTCTATGAGGATAGGAACTTCCAGGGTCGCCACTATGAGTGCATGAGCGACTGTGCTGACATGTCCTCCTACATGAGCAGGTGTCACTCCTGCAGGGTGGAGAGCGGCTGCTTTATGGTCTACGACCGCCCCAACTACATGGGAAACCAGTACTTCATGAGGAGGGGAGAATACGGTGACTACATGAGCATGATGGGCTGGAATGACTGCATCAGGTCCTGCCGTATGATCCCCATG cacaGGGGATCCTACAGGATGAGGATCTACGAGAGGGAGAACTTCGGTGGTCAGATGCATGAGTGTATGGACGACTGTGACTCCTTCATGGACCGCTATCGCATGTCTGACTGCATGTCCTGCCATGTGATGGATGGCCATTGGCTGATGTACGAGCAGCCTCACTACAGAGGCAGGATGATGTACATGAGGCCTGGAGAGTACAGGAACTTCAGGGAGATGGGATATGGAGGCACGAGGTTCATGAGCATGAGGAGGATCATGGATTCCTG